In a single window of the Acidobacteriota bacterium genome:
- the wecB gene encoding UDP-N-acetylglucosamine 2-epimerase (non-hydrolyzing) — protein MPDTAPTAITKPRRHSKFRPKVLVLFGTRPEAIKMAPVIRALRSRQFETLVVSSSQHKSLLTPFLETLCIQVDVDLSVMKRGQNPNDVCSRVVGKLDKILAAEKPDLILVQGDTTTTLAGSLAAFNRGIPIGHIEAGLRSGDLMSPFPEEMNRRLVSQMATFHFAATEKNRRNLLAEGIPSDRIFITGNPVVDSLKRMLKKLVPSAGVKNLIEQTKGKKRILLTTHRRESFGEQMSENLSVLRDFVGAHSDICLFFPVHPNPNVRGVSEDILGNCDRIHLLEPLDYSDFLSLMKASWLIVSDSGGVQEEAPSLGKPLLVIRENTERPEATSSGVAKLVGSRPGSLERLLEQNYSSDVWIRSVKKIANPFGDGRSAERIVEIISEKLSVEQSA, from the coding sequence ATGCCAGACACAGCGCCGACGGCAATTACTAAGCCGCGGAGACACTCTAAATTTCGTCCGAAAGTACTTGTACTTTTCGGCACACGGCCGGAGGCCATAAAAATGGCTCCCGTTATACGCGCGCTCAGATCACGGCAGTTCGAAACTCTGGTCGTTTCATCTAGTCAACACAAAAGCCTGCTCACTCCATTCCTAGAGACGTTATGCATACAGGTTGACGTGGACCTGTCTGTAATGAAGCGAGGTCAAAATCCGAACGATGTCTGTTCCCGAGTGGTAGGAAAGTTGGACAAGATCCTAGCCGCCGAAAAACCGGACCTCATCCTCGTCCAAGGCGATACGACCACGACACTTGCGGGATCTCTTGCAGCATTCAATCGAGGTATTCCTATCGGCCACATCGAAGCAGGCTTGCGTTCGGGCGATCTGATGAGCCCTTTCCCTGAAGAGATGAACCGCAGGCTGGTATCACAAATGGCCACATTTCATTTCGCCGCTACTGAAAAGAACCGGCGAAACTTGTTGGCAGAGGGCATTCCGTCGGATCGCATTTTCATTACAGGAAATCCGGTTGTTGATTCTTTGAAACGAATGCTGAAGAAACTTGTTCCTTCAGCCGGAGTAAAGAACCTGATCGAGCAGACGAAAGGCAAGAAACGCATCCTGCTGACAACCCATCGCCGCGAGAGCTTTGGAGAGCAGATGAGCGAAAATTTGTCTGTATTACGCGATTTTGTAGGGGCTCACAGCGACATTTGCCTGTTTTTTCCTGTCCATCCAAACCCAAATGTTAGGGGCGTTTCGGAGGACATTCTCGGAAATTGCGACCGGATCCATCTGCTGGAGCCGCTCGACTATTCGGACTTTCTTTCGCTGATGAAAGCATCGTGGCTGATAGTTTCCGATTCGGGAGGCGTGCAGGAAGAAGCACCGTCGCTGGGCAAGCCGCTGCTAGTCATCCGAGAGAACACGGAACGCCCGGAAGCAACTAGTTCGGGCGTCGCAAAATTGGTAGGAAGCAGGCCGGGATCACTTGAACGTCTGCTCGAGCAAAACTACTCGAGCGACGTTTGGATCCGTTCGGTCAAAAAGATCGCGAATCCTTTCGGTGACGGCAGATCCGCAGAACGCATTGTGGAGATCATCTCGGAAAAACTGTCTGTCGAACAATCTGCCTGA
- a CDS encoding N-acetyltransferase, with protein sequence MAKIHPTSIIEDGVTIGEGTSVWDNVHIRHGAAIGDECIVGEKTYIAYDVRIGNRVKINAMVYICAAVTIEDGVMISASTTFTNDRFPRATFPDLRSLRPSEPDEHTLPTLVREGATIGAGCIIGNDLEIGRWAMIGMGSVVTKSVPDFHLVLGSPARSIGAVCKCGLLFHKFADGDSGEFICECGLAYSISDRVVSERIIAAEDTETAEQQASLAI encoded by the coding sequence ATGGCAAAGATACATCCGACATCGATCATCGAGGACGGCGTGACCATCGGCGAAGGCACAAGCGTTTGGGATAACGTCCATATTCGCCATGGAGCCGCCATCGGCGATGAATGCATCGTCGGCGAAAAGACATATATCGCCTATGACGTCCGCATCGGTAACCGCGTAAAGATCAATGCGATGGTCTATATCTGTGCGGCCGTAACCATCGAGGACGGCGTGATGATATCGGCATCGACGACTTTCACGAACGACCGTTTCCCGCGTGCGACGTTTCCCGACCTCAGATCACTGCGTCCCAGCGAACCCGACGAACACACACTCCCAACGCTTGTTCGTGAGGGTGCAACCATCGGTGCCGGCTGCATTATCGGTAACGATCTGGAGATCGGCCGCTGGGCAATGATCGGCATGGGATCCGTCGTTACGAAAAGCGTTCCGGATTTTCATCTTGTACTCGGTTCGCCTGCCCGCTCTATCGGTGCGGTCTGCAAATGCGGGCTTTTGTTTCACAAATTCGCAGACGGTGACAGCGGAGAATTCATCTGCGAATGCGGGCTCGCGTATTCGATATCCGACCGCGTGGTATCGGAAAGGATCATTGCCGCAGAGGACACAGAGACTGCTGAGCAACAAGCATCTTTGGCGATCTGA
- the ppsA gene encoding phosphoenolpyruvate synthase: MTEAKPYVLDLSEVGSGDVALVGGKCASLGELFRELTLQGVRAVDGFSTTSHAYELLLETDGLRKKLQKLLKGLDVNDIEKLASVGEQARALMLETPFPKEVEAAILDAYERLGKRIGKRSFEVAVRSSATAEDLPDASFAGQQDTILNVRGDSKLIEACHQCYASLWTDRAISYRTTKGFDHFEVALSIGVQPMVRSDAACSGVMFTLDTESGFRDVVVINGAWGLGEAIVQGMATPDEWIVYKPTLKQGFRPIITRKLGVKEVKMVFADDDTGTQVRDVVESQRKRLCLAGFEVLQLADWACKIEDHYSKNAGKPTPMDIEWAKDGVTGELFILQARPETVHTQKRENYIETYELTGVHGAPLTSGVAVGERIGSGNAHVLHDAAKLTSFKQGDILVTTQTDPAWEPIMKKAAAIVTERGGRTCHSAIISRELGIPCIVGTGDATEKIKNGSPITVSCAEGDVGNIYYGKIDFKVKRQKITSDARPKTQVMMNVGDPDHAFSVSRLPNDGVGLARLEFIINNHIGIHPMALVNYPNLRNRADVDTIANRILEEDPKEFFVRSLAEGIGRIAAAFYPKPVIVRMSDFKSNEYAMLLGGREFEPVEENPMIGFRGASRYYDDRYKAGFRLECLALLRAREDMGLTNIKPMIPFCRTVEEGERVIALMAEYGLVQGDNELEIYAMCELPSNVVFADEFLEVFDGYSIGSNDLTQLALGLDRDSEMVAHLFDERNGAVEKMIAMAIDAAIRKGKKIGICGQAPSDYPEFAEFLVQRGINSISLNPDTVIQTTRHILETEKALAQSAKTQ, translated from the coding sequence ATGACCGAAGCCAAACCATACGTTCTCGACCTGAGCGAAGTTGGCTCAGGCGATGTTGCTCTCGTTGGAGGAAAGTGCGCCAGTTTGGGTGAACTGTTCCGTGAACTAACTCTGCAGGGTGTCCGAGCGGTCGATGGGTTTTCGACAACATCACATGCCTACGAACTACTCTTGGAGACAGATGGTCTTCGTAAAAAGCTGCAAAAACTCCTGAAAGGCCTGGATGTCAATGATATCGAAAAGCTGGCGAGCGTCGGCGAACAAGCACGGGCCTTGATGCTCGAAACACCTTTCCCTAAAGAGGTGGAAGCAGCGATCTTAGATGCATACGAACGCCTCGGCAAACGCATAGGAAAGCGGTCATTTGAAGTTGCCGTCCGATCTTCAGCCACGGCCGAAGACCTGCCCGATGCATCATTCGCCGGCCAGCAGGACACTATTTTAAACGTCCGCGGGGACAGCAAGCTTATTGAGGCTTGCCATCAATGTTACGCCTCGCTTTGGACCGACCGGGCGATCTCATACCGAACGACCAAAGGATTTGATCATTTTGAGGTGGCTCTTTCAATAGGCGTTCAGCCAATGGTTCGTTCGGATGCGGCGTGTTCGGGCGTGATGTTCACGCTCGATACCGAGAGTGGTTTTCGCGATGTAGTTGTCATCAACGGAGCATGGGGACTCGGCGAGGCGATAGTTCAGGGAATGGCGACGCCGGACGAGTGGATCGTTTATAAGCCGACGCTGAAGCAGGGTTTTCGTCCAATCATCACTCGCAAACTCGGTGTCAAAGAAGTGAAGATGGTCTTTGCCGATGACGATACGGGCACTCAGGTTCGCGATGTCGTCGAATCGCAGCGAAAGCGGCTTTGCCTCGCGGGCTTTGAGGTCCTGCAGCTTGCGGATTGGGCCTGCAAGATCGAGGATCACTATTCGAAGAATGCCGGCAAGCCCACACCGATGGATATTGAGTGGGCAAAGGACGGCGTGACTGGCGAGTTATTTATCCTTCAGGCAAGGCCCGAAACCGTACATACGCAAAAGAGAGAGAATTATATTGAGACCTACGAACTCACAGGAGTACATGGGGCTCCGCTGACGTCAGGCGTCGCAGTCGGCGAACGTATAGGCAGCGGCAACGCCCATGTCCTTCATGATGCGGCAAAGCTGACCTCATTCAAGCAAGGCGACATTCTGGTGACCACCCAAACTGACCCGGCGTGGGAACCGATCATGAAAAAAGCGGCCGCGATCGTAACTGAACGCGGCGGCCGTACGTGTCATAGCGCGATCATCAGCCGCGAACTCGGCATTCCCTGTATCGTCGGTACGGGCGACGCAACTGAGAAGATAAAGAACGGTTCTCCGATCACCGTATCGTGTGCCGAGGGCGATGTCGGCAACATCTACTATGGCAAGATAGATTTCAAGGTCAAGAGGCAAAAGATCACATCCGATGCCCGGCCGAAAACACAGGTGATGATGAACGTCGGTGACCCGGACCACGCATTCTCCGTGTCGCGTCTGCCGAACGACGGCGTCGGATTGGCTAGGCTGGAGTTCATCATCAATAACCATATCGGCATCCATCCGATGGCGTTGGTAAACTATCCGAATCTGCGAAACCGTGCGGACGTTGACACCATCGCCAACCGGATCTTAGAGGAAGATCCGAAGGAGTTTTTTGTTCGCTCGCTTGCCGAAGGCATCGGCCGCATCGCCGCTGCGTTCTATCCGAAACCTGTCATTGTGCGTATGTCGGATTTCAAGTCGAACGAATACGCGATGCTGCTAGGCGGCCGCGAATTTGAACCTGTTGAGGAAAATCCGATGATCGGATTCCGCGGAGCGTCGCGATATTACGACGACCGCTACAAGGCCGGTTTTCGTCTGGAATGCCTTGCATTGCTGCGTGCCAGAGAAGATATGGGATTGACCAATATCAAGCCGATGATCCCATTCTGCCGCACCGTCGAAGAGGGCGAACGCGTCATTGCTCTGATGGCGGAATACGGTCTCGTACAGGGCGATAACGAGCTTGAGATCTACGCGATGTGCGAATTGCCGTCAAATGTTGTTTTTGCAGATGAATTTCTTGAGGTCTTCGATGGCTATTCTATCGGATCGAACGACCTGACGCAGCTTGCTCTCGGGCTCGACCGGGACAGCGAGATGGTCGCACACCTCTTTGACGAGCGGAACGGTGCTGTAGAAAAGATGATCGCGATGGCAATCGACGCCGCGATCCGCAAAGGCAAGAAGATAGGTATTTGCGGCCAGGCTCCGTCGGATTATCCCGAATTTGCCGAGTTTCTGGTCCAACGCGGCATCAACTCGATTTCACTCAATCCTGACACGGTCATTCAGACAACTCGGCACATTCTCGAAACAGAGAAAGCCCTCGCCCAGTCGGCGAAAACCCAGTAA
- a CDS encoding DegT/DnrJ/EryC1/StrS family aminotransferase, which yields MTPVTTIERLMTLPSDQDISGRTFGDEEIANVTEALRSGTLTTTKGKFGKQLESAFAAKLGAAYAYACTSGSAAIHIAVAAINPNPGDEIITTSITDMGALTPLLYRGVIPVFAEVDLKTLNVTADTIREKLSERTKAIIVTHLFGNPCEMDAIMELANERGIPVIEDSAQTFLAEYGDKYAGTVGHIGCFSLQQGKHMTTGEGGMVVTNDEALARRMFLYINKAWGYGDPNPDHYFMALNYRMSELQAAVALAQLEKLENTVASRQKTAAMLTELLHGIDGIETPVISDKATHVYWKYCLNVDDTKIEGGSVGMANLLKEKNIFSAPRYIVKPAFMCLVFQEQNTLGDSRFPFNLAREGAVDYSMENYPMTEKALHDILVLPWNEKYTEEHVRYIAENVRIAASKLRKN from the coding sequence ATGACACCAGTTACAACTATCGAACGGCTGATGACGCTGCCGTCTGACCAGGATATTTCGGGCCGCACTTTCGGCGATGAAGAGATCGCGAACGTAACAGAAGCTCTACGCAGCGGCACATTGACCACAACAAAAGGCAAATTCGGCAAGCAGCTTGAGAGTGCTTTTGCCGCAAAACTCGGCGCTGCCTACGCGTATGCATGCACTTCCGGCTCAGCAGCGATACACATCGCAGTCGCCGCCATCAATCCGAATCCCGGCGACGAGATCATCACGACGTCGATCACGGATATGGGCGCGTTGACGCCGCTTCTGTACCGCGGCGTGATACCCGTATTCGCTGAGGTCGATCTCAAAACCCTGAACGTAACGGCTGATACGATCCGTGAAAAACTCAGCGAACGCACAAAGGCGATCATCGTTACACACCTCTTCGGAAACCCTTGCGAAATGGACGCCATCATGGAACTTGCGAACGAACGCGGCATTCCGGTGATCGAGGATTCGGCGCAGACATTCCTCGCTGAATACGGCGACAAATACGCCGGCACTGTCGGCCACATCGGCTGTTTTTCGCTGCAGCAAGGCAAACATATGACCACCGGCGAAGGCGGAATGGTCGTGACGAACGATGAAGCACTCGCCCGGCGAATGTTCCTTTACATCAACAAAGCATGGGGCTACGGCGATCCGAATCCGGATCACTATTTCATGGCGTTGAATTACCGCATGAGCGAACTTCAGGCCGCCGTCGCTCTCGCTCAGCTTGAAAAGCTCGAGAATACCGTTGCGTCCCGTCAAAAGACCGCCGCGATGCTTACCGAGCTTCTGCACGGCATCGACGGCATTGAAACTCCTGTCATATCGGACAAGGCAACGCACGTCTATTGGAAATATTGCCTGAATGTTGACGACACAAAGATCGAGGGCGGCTCTGTAGGCATGGCAAATTTGCTGAAAGAGAAGAACATCTTCTCGGCACCGCGTTATATCGTCAAACCCGCATTCATGTGCTTGGTTTTCCAGGAGCAGAATACGCTGGGCGACAGCCGTTTTCCGTTCAACCTCGCACGGGAAGGTGCTGTGGATTATTCGATGGAAAACTATCCGATGACGGAAAAGGCCCTGCATGACATTCTGGTGCTGCCTTGGAACGAAAAGTACACGGAAGAGCATGTGCGATACATCGCAGAAAACGTCCGCATCGCGGCTTCGAAACTCAGAAAGAATTAG
- a CDS encoding Gfo/Idh/MocA family oxidoreductase, whose translation MTKLKFGLVGAGGIAQAYAQAFNESKCCELIAVADVRSDAAAALAEIVGGKAYGEYQQLADLGLDAVIVATPPATHPDIACFFLDAGIPVLCEKPLCTNIADAIRMTQAAERAGVVFTMASKFRYCEDIVKAKGILASGVLGDVIQFENAFTANVDMSRRWNSNAEVSGGGVLIDNGTHSVDIIRYFLGGIESVLAVDAGGTQGLSVDENVKMFAKTSNGVTASVDLTWGINKELPNFVSIYGTNGTLHVGWRESKYKLNSSPDWTVFGSGYDKVASFKGKIENFASAVRGNDGLYITPDDALASVQVIEAAYASMRQNLWQPVIEKAAAAK comes from the coding sequence ATGACGAAATTGAAATTTGGATTAGTCGGAGCCGGCGGTATCGCGCAAGCGTATGCTCAGGCATTTAACGAGAGCAAGTGCTGCGAGCTTATCGCGGTCGCGGACGTCCGAAGCGACGCCGCGGCGGCACTGGCAGAGATCGTCGGAGGAAAGGCGTATGGCGAATATCAGCAGCTCGCTGATCTCGGGCTCGACGCGGTCATCGTAGCGACACCGCCCGCGACGCATCCTGACATCGCGTGCTTTTTCCTCGATGCGGGAATTCCCGTGCTCTGCGAAAAGCCTCTTTGCACGAACATCGCAGATGCAATTCGAATGACCCAAGCCGCAGAACGAGCGGGCGTTGTGTTCACGATGGCTTCTAAATTTCGTTATTGCGAAGACATAGTCAAGGCGAAAGGCATTCTGGCAAGCGGCGTCCTGGGCGATGTGATCCAGTTCGAAAATGCGTTCACGGCGAACGTCGATATGTCGCGGCGGTGGAATTCTAACGCCGAGGTTTCGGGCGGCGGTGTGCTCATCGACAACGGCACGCACTCGGTTGACATCATTCGATATTTTCTAGGCGGTATCGAATCCGTCCTCGCTGTCGATGCCGGCGGCACACAAGGCCTCTCAGTAGATGAGAACGTGAAGATGTTCGCCAAGACGTCCAATGGCGTCACTGCGAGCGTTGATCTTACGTGGGGCATCAACAAAGAGCTGCCGAATTTCGTCAGCATCTACGGTACGAACGGCACGCTGCACGTTGGCTGGCGCGAATCGAAATACAAACTCAATTCATCGCCGGACTGGACCGTTTTCGGCAGCGGCTATGACAAGGTGGCGTCGTTCAAAGGCAAGATCGAAAACTTCGCGTCTGCCGTCCGCGGTAACGACGGGCTGTATATCACGCCCGATGACGCCCTCGCATCCGTGCAGGTCATCGAGGCCGCGTACGCATCGATGCGGCAAAACCTCTGGCAGCCAGTGATAGAAAAAGCTGCGGCAGCAAAGTAA
- a CDS encoding glycosyltransferase, which translates to MPQSPNISRHILTVLVEDYFHVGAFEKLIHQQNWGHFEPRYRQNTIKALDLLDRFGAKATFFILGWIAENDPSLVREIAERGHEVADRGFYHRSVRSLTPDEFREDLRRSRAALEAASGRKIIGYRAAEKLSPERDEWIQHTLAEEGYLYDASMMPTRNTPPEKRVLHEVETEFGKISELPYATIDTGIGPLPISGGNYIRQIPYTLTRRAVRRWLEKGDDPFIFYFHVWELDPDQPRISAASRLNRIRHYRKLDKMEWILNENLGLYGSSDIAGYLGLLSEYEVSTDGQAALASTPEKQVQRQGRKTPVTIVIPCYNEEASLPYLSNTLRSVDTTLSAAGYKASFIFVDDRSTDATTQILKELFGEKQNFSIIHHSENKGVSAAIMTGLKAAETEIVCSMDCDCTYDPHELARMIPLLTDADMVTASPYHREGGVRNVPQWRLFLSKGASFLYRRVLTSQLDTYTSCFRVYRKSSVEKLQPRESGFLGVAELLGLLDLAGGCIIEFPAVLNVRLFGSSKMKTLRTIGGHLGLLSRLASQKWFGKSRTIKTSSTPKADTAVSGNLAKG; encoded by the coding sequence ATGCCCCAAAGCCCCAACATTTCCAGGCATATACTCACCGTTTTGGTAGAGGACTATTTCCATGTCGGGGCCTTCGAAAAGCTGATCCACCAGCAGAACTGGGGCCATTTCGAGCCTCGTTATCGGCAGAACACGATAAAAGCGCTCGACCTACTTGATCGATTTGGCGCAAAGGCGACGTTTTTCATTCTCGGCTGGATCGCAGAGAACGATCCGTCTCTCGTTCGCGAGATCGCAGAACGCGGGCACGAGGTGGCAGATAGAGGTTTTTATCACAGAAGCGTGCGTTCGCTGACACCGGACGAGTTTCGCGAAGACCTCCGGCGTTCACGTGCGGCATTAGAGGCCGCCTCGGGCCGCAAGATCATCGGCTACCGTGCGGCGGAAAAACTCTCGCCCGAGCGCGATGAATGGATCCAGCACACATTGGCGGAAGAAGGGTATCTTTACGATGCATCTATGATGCCGACGCGGAATACGCCGCCGGAAAAGCGCGTCTTGCACGAAGTTGAAACCGAATTCGGTAAGATTTCGGAGCTGCCCTACGCGACCATAGATACAGGCATAGGCCCGCTGCCGATATCCGGCGGCAATTATATTCGACAGATTCCCTACACGCTGACACGGCGTGCCGTTCGCCGTTGGTTGGAGAAGGGAGACGATCCTTTTATCTTCTATTTTCATGTCTGGGAACTTGACCCCGACCAGCCTCGCATCTCCGCCGCTTCGCGTCTAAATCGCATCAGGCATTACCGCAAACTCGACAAGATGGAGTGGATCCTGAACGAGAATCTCGGGCTTTACGGCTCATCGGATATTGCGGGGTATCTCGGGCTGCTGTCTGAATATGAGGTTTCCACCGATGGGCAGGCAGCTTTGGCCTCAACTCCCGAGAAACAGGTGCAAAGACAGGGAAGGAAGACGCCGGTTACTATCGTCATTCCCTGCTACAACGAAGAGGCATCGCTGCCGTATCTTTCGAATACATTGCGGTCGGTCGACACCACGCTAAGCGCCGCCGGATACAAAGCGAGCTTCATTTTCGTTGACGACCGGAGCACCGATGCGACAACGCAGATACTGAAAGAACTATTTGGGGAAAAGCAAAATTTTTCGATTATTCATCACTCGGAGAATAAGGGCGTATCGGCGGCGATCATGACCGGGCTGAAAGCAGCGGAGACCGAGATCGTTTGTTCAATGGACTGCGACTGCACGTACGACCCACACGAACTCGCCCGCATGATCCCGCTCTTAACCGATGCCGACATGGTTACTGCCTCGCCGTATCACCGCGAAGGCGGCGTTAGGAACGTCCCACAATGGCGGCTGTTTCTTTCAAAAGGGGCCTCGTTTCTTTATCGCCGCGTTCTGACATCGCAACTCGATACCTATACGAGCTGTTTTCGCGTCTATCGGAAAAGCTCGGTCGAAAAGCTTCAACCGCGCGAGAGCGGATTCCTAGGCGTTGCAGAACTCCTGGGCCTGCTGGATCTTGCCGGCGGTTGCATCATTGAATTTCCCGCCGTGCTGAACGTACGCCTTTTCGGCTCGTCGAAAATGAAGACGCTTCGCACAATCGGAGGCCACCTTGGCCTACTGTCGCGCCTGGCATCTCAAAAATGGTTCGGGAAATCCCGCACGATTAAAACTTCTTCAACACCGAAGGCCGATACAGCGGTCTCAGGCAATCTTGCAAAAGGCTAA
- a CDS encoding ferredoxin family protein, giving the protein MTYIVTEPCIDCKYTDCAAVCPVEAFHETPDRLLINPDTCIDCDACLPECPVEAIYSDMSIPEEYMDWLEKNAEAENFPIISVKQPALMGAGCSGPPEA; this is encoded by the coding sequence ATGACCTATATCGTCACTGAGCCCTGTATTGACTGCAAATACACAGATTGCGCGGCCGTTTGCCCCGTCGAGGCGTTCCACGAAACCCCCGATCGTTTGCTGATCAACCCTGACACTTGCATCGACTGCGATGCATGCCTTCCGGAATGTCCGGTGGAGGCAATTTATTCGGACATGTCCATTCCGGAGGAATACATGGATTGGCTGGAGAAGAATGCGGAAGCTGAGAATTTTCCGATCATCAGCGTCAAACAACCCGCATTGATGGGTGCAGGATGCTCCGGCCCCCCCGAGGCCTGA
- the glpX gene encoding class II fructose-bisphosphatase gives MKNTNRAERELALDFLRVAEAAAIESAKTMGQGDRKHSDHVAVEAMREVMDTVPMRGRIVIGEGERDEAPMLYIGEEVGGGSFSDEERSQFPEVDIAVDPLEGTNLCALGANNAIAVLAAAERGGLLYAPDIYMDKIVVGPSCRGAVDIEASVEENLKNIARRLGRDVEDLTVICLDRGRHKKLIDDVRSAGARIRLISDGDLSAGISAAVAGTNIHALMGIGGAPEGVITAAAMKCLNGEIQAKFVFDPDRLGVDRSKVPTFEQMKDRLAEMGITDPDKIYDTNDLAPGKKIIFAATGVTDGALLRGVRFFGEGKRTHSVVMTTDTKSIRFVDTVHVEGGPDAVIRF, from the coding sequence ATGAAGAATACCAACAGAGCAGAACGCGAATTGGCTCTAGATTTTTTGCGTGTTGCAGAAGCTGCTGCTATCGAATCTGCAAAAACAATGGGGCAGGGAGACCGTAAACATTCGGACCATGTCGCGGTCGAGGCGATGCGAGAGGTCATGGATACTGTCCCGATGCGCGGCCGGATCGTGATCGGTGAAGGCGAGCGCGACGAAGCTCCGATGCTTTATATCGGTGAAGAGGTAGGCGGCGGGAGCTTTTCGGACGAAGAGCGTAGTCAATTTCCGGAAGTGGACATTGCTGTCGATCCGCTGGAAGGAACCAACCTGTGTGCGTTAGGTGCGAACAACGCGATAGCGGTACTGGCGGCGGCAGAACGCGGCGGACTGCTCTATGCCCCGGATATTTACATGGATAAGATCGTTGTTGGTCCGTCGTGCAGGGGAGCGGTCGATATCGAAGCTTCAGTTGAAGAAAATCTTAAAAACATTGCTCGCAGACTCGGGCGCGACGTCGAAGATCTGACGGTAATATGCCTCGATCGAGGTCGGCACAAGAAGCTTATTGACGACGTTCGTTCGGCGGGGGCTCGAATTCGTTTGATATCAGACGGTGATCTTTCCGCGGGCATTTCTGCTGCAGTAGCGGGGACAAATATTCATGCCTTAATGGGCATCGGCGGCGCCCCCGAAGGCGTGATAACTGCGGCGGCAATGAAGTGCTTGAACGGCGAGATACAGGCGAAGTTTGTTTTCGACCCGGATCGGCTTGGTGTTGACCGTTCAAAAGTGCCGACATTCGAGCAGATGAAAGATCGTCTTGCAGAAATGGGCATTACAGACCCCGACAAGATCTACGATACGAACGACCTTGCTCCGGGCAAGAAGATCATATTTGCTGCGACAGGCGTCACGGACGGAGCGTTGCTTCGCGGCGTAAGGTTCTTCGGCGAAGGCAAGCGCACACATTCGGTAGTAATGACCACTGACACCAAGAGCATCCGATTTGTGGATACGGTTCACGTTGAAGGCGGGCCTGATGCGGTCATCCGCTTTTAG